In a genomic window of Sarcophilus harrisii chromosome 4, mSarHar1.11, whole genome shotgun sequence:
- the INTS3 gene encoding integrator complex subunit 3 isoform X1 codes for MEIQKGKGGAAAAASGTAAGGGGAGAGAPGGGRLLLSTSLDAKDELEERLERCMSIVTSMTSGVSEREANDALNAHVCKGPPQHEEICLGLFTLVLTEPSQAQKCYRDLALVSRDGMNIVLNKINQILMEKYLKLQDTCRTQLVWLVRELVKSGVLGADGVCMTFMKQIAGGDVTAKNIWLAESVLEILTEQREWVLKSSILIAMAVYTYLRLIVDHHSTAQLQALRQKEVDFCISLLRERFMDCFMIGRDLVRLLQNVARIPEFELLWKDIVHNPQALSPQFTGVLQLLQSRTSRKFLACRLTPDMETKLLFMTSRVRFGQQKRYQDWFQRQYLSTPDSQSLRCDLIRYICGVVHPSNEVLSSDILPRWAIIGWLLTTCTSNVAASNAKLALFYDWLFFSPDKDSIMNIEPAILVMHHSMKPHPAITATLLDFMCRIIPNFYPPLEGHVRQGVFSSLNHIVEKRVLAHLAPLFDNPKLDKELRAMLREKFPEFCSSPSPPVEVKIEEPISMEMDNHMSDKDDNCYDNAEAAFSDDEEDLNSKGKKREFRFHPIKETVVEEPIDITPYLDQLDESLKDKVLLLQKGSDTEAQCEVMQEIVDQVLEEDFDSEQLSVLASCLQELFKAHFRGEVLPEEVTEESLEESVGKPLYLIFRNLCQMQEDNSSFSLLLDLLSELYQKQPKIGYHLLYYLRASKAAAGKMNLYESFAQATQLGDLHTCLMMDMKACQEDDVRLLCHLTPSIYTEFPDETLRSGELLNMIVAVIDSAQLQELVCHVMMGNLVMFRKDSVLNILIQSLDWETFEQYCAWQLFLAHNIPLETIIPILQHLKYKEHPEALSCLLLQLRREKPSEEMVKMVLSRPCHPDDQFTTSILRHWCIKHDELLAEHIKSLLIKNNSLPRKRQSLRSSSSKLAQLTLEQILEHLDNLRLNLTNTKQNFFSQTPILQALQHVQASCDEAHKMKFSDLFSLAEEYEDSSTKPPKSRRKAALSSPRSRKNATQPPNAEEESGSSSASEEEDTKPKPTKRKRKGSSAVGSDSD; via the exons CGCTTGGAAAGATGCATGAGCATCGTGACATCGATGACCAGTGGTGTCTCCGAGAGAGAGGCAAATGATGCCCTCAATGCCCAT GTGTGCAAAGGGCCTCCCCAGCATGAAGAGATCTGCCTGGGACTCTTTACCCTCGTCCTTACAGAGCCCAGCCAAGCCCAGAAG TGTTACCGAGATTTGGCCCTGGTTAGTCGGGATGGCATGAACATCGTCCTCAACAAGATCAATCAAATCCTAATGGAGAAGTATTTGAAACTGCAAGATACTTGCCGTACCCAG TTGGTGTGGTTGGTCCGGGAATTGGTGAAAAGTGGGGTTCTCGGAGCTGATGGTGTTTGCATGACATTCATGAAGCAGATTGCAG GTGGAGATGTGACTGCAAAAAACATCTGGCTGGCGGAAAGTGTTCTGGAGATCCTGACTGAGCAGAG AGAGTGGGTGCTGAAGAGCAGCATTCTTATTGCCATGGCGGTGTACACCTACCTAAGGCTCATTGTAGACCACCATAGCACAGCCCAGCTCCAGGCTCTTCGGCAAAAAGAGGTGGACTTCTGCATCTCACTGCTTCGGGAGCGG ttCATGGACTGCTTCATGATTGGCCGGGACCTGGTGCGCCTCCTGCAGAATGTTGCTAGGATACCAGAGTTTGAGCTACTATGGAAAGATATTGTCCATAATCCTCAAGCCTTGAGTCCCCAGTTCACAG GCGTCCTCCAGCTTCTTCAATCAAGAACATCTAGAAAGTTCCTGGCCTGCCGCCTCACTCCAGACATGGAGACCAAACTCCTCTTCATGACATCTCGG GTACGGTTTGGCCAACAAAAGCGGTATCAGGATTGGTTCCAGAGGCAGTATCTGTCCACCCCAGATAGCCAGTCTCTGCGCTGTGATCTCATTCGCTACATCTGTGGGGTGGTCCACCCATCCAATGAGGTGCTGAGCTCAGATATCTTGCCTCGTTGGGCTATCATCGGCTGGCTCCTGACCACGTGCACG TCCAATGTTGCTGCCTCCAATGCCAAACTGGCTCTGTTTTACGACTGGCTCTTCTTTAGTCCAGACAAGGACAGCATCATGAACATAG AACCAGCCATTTTGGTCATGCATCACTCCATGAAGCCCCACCCAGCCATCACTGCCACACTCCTGGACTTCATGTGCCGG ATCATTCCCAACTTCTATCCCCCACTGGAAGGCCACGTCCGACAGGGtgtcttctcttctctcaatCACATTGTGGAGAAGCGGGTCCTGGC GCACTTGGCCCCCCTGTTTGATAACCCTAAGCTGGATAAGGAGCTTCGTGCTATGTTGAGGGAGAAGTTTCCTGAGTTTTGCAGCTCACCCTCCCCACCTGTGGAAG TTAAAATTGAAGAGCCAATTTCCATGGAGATGGATAATCACATGTCAGACAAGGATGATAATTGCTATGACAATGCTGAAGCGGCCTTCAGTGATGATGAGGAGGACCTCAACAGCAAAG GCAAGAAGAGGGAATTTCGATTCCATCCCATCAAAGAGACAGTAGTGGAGGAGCCGATTGACATCACCCCTTACCTGGATCAGTTGGATGAGTCTCTGAAGGATAAAGTTCTCCTCCTGCAGAAGGGGAG TGACACAGAGGCTCAGTGTGAAGTCATGCAGGAAATTGTGGACCAAGTCCTGgaa GAAGACTTTGATTCGGAGCAGCTGTCCGTGCTGGCCTCCTGCCTCCAAGAGCTCTTCAAGGCCCACTTCAGAGGAGAGGTGTTGCCTGAGGAGGTCACTGAAGA GTCTCTGGAAGAATCAGTGGGGAAGCCCCTATACCTAATATTTAG GAACTTGTGCCAGATGCAGGAGGACAACAGCAGCTTCTCTCTGCTCCTGGATCTCCTGTCTGAGCTGTACCAGAAACAGCCCAAGATTGGCTACCACCTGCTCTACTACCTACGGGCCAG CAAAGCGGCTGCAGGGAAGATGAACCTCTATGAGTCGTTTGCCCAGGCCACGCAGTTGGGTGACCTTCACACCTGTCTGATGATGGATATGAAGGCCTGTCAGGAAGATGATGTTAGGCTGCTGTGCCACCTCACTCCTTCCATCTACACGGAG ttcCCAGATGAAACCTTGAGGAGTGGGGAGCTCCTCAACATGATTGTGGCTGTGATTGACTCAGCCCAA CTGCAGGAATTGGTCTGCCATGTAATGATGGGGAACCTGGTCATGTTTCGGAAGGACTCTGTTCTCAACATCCTCA TCCAGAGCCTAGACTGGGAAACTTTTGAGCAGTATTGTGCCTGGCAACTCTTCTTGGCCCATAACATCCCCTTGGAGACCATCATCCCCATTCTGCAGCACCTCAAATATAAGG AGCATCCCGAAGCCCTATCTTGTCTGTTGCTTCAGCTCCGGAGAGAGAA ACCCAGTGAGGAGATGGTGAAGATGGTCCTGAGTCGGCCTTGCCATCCGGACGACCAGTTCACCACCAGCATCCTCAGGCACTGGTGCATCAAGCATGACGAGCTGCTTGCGGAGCACATCAAGTCCCTGCTGATCAAGAACAACAGCCTCCCCCGAAAGCGGCAGAG CTTGAGAAGCTCCAGCAGCAAACTGGCCCAGCTGACTCTGGAGCAGATCCTGGAGCATCTGGACAACCTCCGGCTCAATCTGACCAACACCAAACAGAACT TTTTCAGCCAGACTCCGATCCTGCAGGCTCTCCAGCATGTCCAGGCGAGCTGTGATGAGGCCCACAAGATGAA ATTCAGTGACCTCTTCTCCTTGGCCGAGGAATACGAGGATTCTTCCACCAAGCCTCCCAAGAGCCGGAGAAAGGCCGCCCTGTCCAGCCCCCGCAGCCGAAAGAATGCCACACAGCCCCCCAACGCGGAGGAGGAGTCAGGCTCCAGCAGCGCTTCG GAGGAGGAGGACACAAAACCCAAGCCTaccaagaggaaaaggaagggatcgTCCGCAGTGGGCTCGGATAGTGACTGA
- the INTS3 gene encoding integrator complex subunit 3 isoform X2, giving the protein MISSAAQECRVAFYKRLERCMSIVTSMTSGVSEREANDALNAHVCKGPPQHEEICLGLFTLVLTEPSQAQKCYRDLALVSRDGMNIVLNKINQILMEKYLKLQDTCRTQLVWLVRELVKSGVLGADGVCMTFMKQIAGGDVTAKNIWLAESVLEILTEQREWVLKSSILIAMAVYTYLRLIVDHHSTAQLQALRQKEVDFCISLLRERFMDCFMIGRDLVRLLQNVARIPEFELLWKDIVHNPQALSPQFTGVLQLLQSRTSRKFLACRLTPDMETKLLFMTSRVRFGQQKRYQDWFQRQYLSTPDSQSLRCDLIRYICGVVHPSNEVLSSDILPRWAIIGWLLTTCTSNVAASNAKLALFYDWLFFSPDKDSIMNIEPAILVMHHSMKPHPAITATLLDFMCRIIPNFYPPLEGHVRQGVFSSLNHIVEKRVLAHLAPLFDNPKLDKELRAMLREKFPEFCSSPSPPVEVKIEEPISMEMDNHMSDKDDNCYDNAEAAFSDDEEDLNSKGKKREFRFHPIKETVVEEPIDITPYLDQLDESLKDKVLLLQKGSDTEAQCEVMQEIVDQVLEEDFDSEQLSVLASCLQELFKAHFRGEVLPEEVTEESLEESVGKPLYLIFRNLCQMQEDNSSFSLLLDLLSELYQKQPKIGYHLLYYLRASKAAAGKMNLYESFAQATQLGDLHTCLMMDMKACQEDDVRLLCHLTPSIYTEFPDETLRSGELLNMIVAVIDSAQLQELVCHVMMGNLVMFRKDSVLNILIQSLDWETFEQYCAWQLFLAHNIPLETIIPILQHLKYKEHPEALSCLLLQLRREKPSEEMVKMVLSRPCHPDDQFTTSILRHWCIKHDELLAEHIKSLLIKNNSLPRKRQSLRSSSSKLAQLTLEQILEHLDNLRLNLTNTKQNFFSQTPILQALQHVQASCDEAHKMKFSDLFSLAEEYEDSSTKPPKSRRKAALSSPRSRKNATQPPNAEEESGSSSASEEEDTKPKPTKRKRKGSSAVGSDSD; this is encoded by the exons CGCTTGGAAAGATGCATGAGCATCGTGACATCGATGACCAGTGGTGTCTCCGAGAGAGAGGCAAATGATGCCCTCAATGCCCAT GTGTGCAAAGGGCCTCCCCAGCATGAAGAGATCTGCCTGGGACTCTTTACCCTCGTCCTTACAGAGCCCAGCCAAGCCCAGAAG TGTTACCGAGATTTGGCCCTGGTTAGTCGGGATGGCATGAACATCGTCCTCAACAAGATCAATCAAATCCTAATGGAGAAGTATTTGAAACTGCAAGATACTTGCCGTACCCAG TTGGTGTGGTTGGTCCGGGAATTGGTGAAAAGTGGGGTTCTCGGAGCTGATGGTGTTTGCATGACATTCATGAAGCAGATTGCAG GTGGAGATGTGACTGCAAAAAACATCTGGCTGGCGGAAAGTGTTCTGGAGATCCTGACTGAGCAGAG AGAGTGGGTGCTGAAGAGCAGCATTCTTATTGCCATGGCGGTGTACACCTACCTAAGGCTCATTGTAGACCACCATAGCACAGCCCAGCTCCAGGCTCTTCGGCAAAAAGAGGTGGACTTCTGCATCTCACTGCTTCGGGAGCGG ttCATGGACTGCTTCATGATTGGCCGGGACCTGGTGCGCCTCCTGCAGAATGTTGCTAGGATACCAGAGTTTGAGCTACTATGGAAAGATATTGTCCATAATCCTCAAGCCTTGAGTCCCCAGTTCACAG GCGTCCTCCAGCTTCTTCAATCAAGAACATCTAGAAAGTTCCTGGCCTGCCGCCTCACTCCAGACATGGAGACCAAACTCCTCTTCATGACATCTCGG GTACGGTTTGGCCAACAAAAGCGGTATCAGGATTGGTTCCAGAGGCAGTATCTGTCCACCCCAGATAGCCAGTCTCTGCGCTGTGATCTCATTCGCTACATCTGTGGGGTGGTCCACCCATCCAATGAGGTGCTGAGCTCAGATATCTTGCCTCGTTGGGCTATCATCGGCTGGCTCCTGACCACGTGCACG TCCAATGTTGCTGCCTCCAATGCCAAACTGGCTCTGTTTTACGACTGGCTCTTCTTTAGTCCAGACAAGGACAGCATCATGAACATAG AACCAGCCATTTTGGTCATGCATCACTCCATGAAGCCCCACCCAGCCATCACTGCCACACTCCTGGACTTCATGTGCCGG ATCATTCCCAACTTCTATCCCCCACTGGAAGGCCACGTCCGACAGGGtgtcttctcttctctcaatCACATTGTGGAGAAGCGGGTCCTGGC GCACTTGGCCCCCCTGTTTGATAACCCTAAGCTGGATAAGGAGCTTCGTGCTATGTTGAGGGAGAAGTTTCCTGAGTTTTGCAGCTCACCCTCCCCACCTGTGGAAG TTAAAATTGAAGAGCCAATTTCCATGGAGATGGATAATCACATGTCAGACAAGGATGATAATTGCTATGACAATGCTGAAGCGGCCTTCAGTGATGATGAGGAGGACCTCAACAGCAAAG GCAAGAAGAGGGAATTTCGATTCCATCCCATCAAAGAGACAGTAGTGGAGGAGCCGATTGACATCACCCCTTACCTGGATCAGTTGGATGAGTCTCTGAAGGATAAAGTTCTCCTCCTGCAGAAGGGGAG TGACACAGAGGCTCAGTGTGAAGTCATGCAGGAAATTGTGGACCAAGTCCTGgaa GAAGACTTTGATTCGGAGCAGCTGTCCGTGCTGGCCTCCTGCCTCCAAGAGCTCTTCAAGGCCCACTTCAGAGGAGAGGTGTTGCCTGAGGAGGTCACTGAAGA GTCTCTGGAAGAATCAGTGGGGAAGCCCCTATACCTAATATTTAG GAACTTGTGCCAGATGCAGGAGGACAACAGCAGCTTCTCTCTGCTCCTGGATCTCCTGTCTGAGCTGTACCAGAAACAGCCCAAGATTGGCTACCACCTGCTCTACTACCTACGGGCCAG CAAAGCGGCTGCAGGGAAGATGAACCTCTATGAGTCGTTTGCCCAGGCCACGCAGTTGGGTGACCTTCACACCTGTCTGATGATGGATATGAAGGCCTGTCAGGAAGATGATGTTAGGCTGCTGTGCCACCTCACTCCTTCCATCTACACGGAG ttcCCAGATGAAACCTTGAGGAGTGGGGAGCTCCTCAACATGATTGTGGCTGTGATTGACTCAGCCCAA CTGCAGGAATTGGTCTGCCATGTAATGATGGGGAACCTGGTCATGTTTCGGAAGGACTCTGTTCTCAACATCCTCA TCCAGAGCCTAGACTGGGAAACTTTTGAGCAGTATTGTGCCTGGCAACTCTTCTTGGCCCATAACATCCCCTTGGAGACCATCATCCCCATTCTGCAGCACCTCAAATATAAGG AGCATCCCGAAGCCCTATCTTGTCTGTTGCTTCAGCTCCGGAGAGAGAA ACCCAGTGAGGAGATGGTGAAGATGGTCCTGAGTCGGCCTTGCCATCCGGACGACCAGTTCACCACCAGCATCCTCAGGCACTGGTGCATCAAGCATGACGAGCTGCTTGCGGAGCACATCAAGTCCCTGCTGATCAAGAACAACAGCCTCCCCCGAAAGCGGCAGAG CTTGAGAAGCTCCAGCAGCAAACTGGCCCAGCTGACTCTGGAGCAGATCCTGGAGCATCTGGACAACCTCCGGCTCAATCTGACCAACACCAAACAGAACT TTTTCAGCCAGACTCCGATCCTGCAGGCTCTCCAGCATGTCCAGGCGAGCTGTGATGAGGCCCACAAGATGAA ATTCAGTGACCTCTTCTCCTTGGCCGAGGAATACGAGGATTCTTCCACCAAGCCTCCCAAGAGCCGGAGAAAGGCCGCCCTGTCCAGCCCCCGCAGCCGAAAGAATGCCACACAGCCCCCCAACGCGGAGGAGGAGTCAGGCTCCAGCAGCGCTTCG GAGGAGGAGGACACAAAACCCAAGCCTaccaagaggaaaaggaagggatcgTCCGCAGTGGGCTCGGATAGTGACTGA
- the SLC27A3 gene encoding solute carrier family 27 member 3, translating to MAALLSLPLLLLLPLLVLKLLRWSRLRWLLADLAFTVRALRCKRALQARVAAAAAADPGGPEGGCSLAWRLSQLVRECPGRTFLIHRGRHYSYAQAERESNRAARAFLRVRGWKPDPNLDGGPAEKGAKCASGAGAPGRSEAEPAPSEGGERAPLEPGSVVALLLPASPEFLWLWFGLAKAGLQAAFVPTALRRGPLLHCLRSCGARALVVAPEFLESLGPDLPDLKDLKLKLWAAGPGPHPEGFSDLLAEAAAQGGGPLPGYLSAPKSLLDTCLYIFTSGTTGLPKAARISHMKVLQCQGFYQLCDVRPDDVIYLTLPLYHMSGSLLGVVGCLGIGATVVLKTKFSASQFWEDCREHGVTVFQYIGELCRYLVNQPPSEGDRNHGVRLAVGSGLRPDIWTRFLQRFGPLRILETYGLTEGNVATFNYIGYPGAVGRASWLYKLFSPFSLIRYDVAAGEPVRDARGLCVPVPTGEAGLMVAPVNQGAPFLGYAGSPELARGKLLHNVFRPGDVFFNTGDLLVCDAQGFLHFHDRTGDTFRWKGENVATTEVAKVLGALDMLQDVNVYGVSVPGHEGRAGMAAVVLRPHHTLDLARFYAHVTEILPPYAQPRFLRIQESLDTTETFKQQKVRLAKEGFNPSTVHVPLFILDQTAGAYVPLTPAWYDALLAGQIRI from the exons ATGGCCGCGCTCCTCTCGCTGCccctgctgctgttgctgccgCTACTCGTGCTGAAGCTGCTCCGCTGGTCCCGGCTCCGCTGGCTCCTGGCAGATTTGGCCTTTACTGTGCGTGCCCTGCGATGCAAGCGGGCCCTGCAAGCCAGAGTAGCCGCCGCGGCGGCAGCGGACCCGGGGGGGCCCGAGGGCGGCTGCAGCCTGGCCTGGCGCCTCTCGCAGCTGGTCCGGGAGTGTCCCGGGCGCACCTTCCTCATTCACCGCGGCAGGCACTACAGTTACGCGCAGGCGGAGCGCGAGAGTAACCGAGCGGCGCGAGCCTTTCTGCGCGTGAGGGGCTGGAAACCGGACCCTAACCTGGATGGAGGCCCCGCCGAGAAAGGCGCGAAGTGCGCAAGTGGCGCAGGGGCCCCGGGGAGAAGCGAAGCTGAGCCCGCACCCAGCGAAGGAGGGGAACGCGCCCCCCTGGAACCCGGGTCGGTGGTGGCCTTGCTCCTCCCCGCCAGCCCAGAATTCTTGTGGCTCTGGTTCGGACTCGCCAAAGCCGGGCTGCAGGCTGCCTTTGTGCCCACCGCCCTGCGCCGGGGGCCTCTGCTGCACTGTCTTCGGAGCTGCGGCGCTCGCGCCCTGGTTGTGGCGCCAG AGTTCCTGGAGTCCCTAGGGCCCGACCTGCCGGATCTCAAGGATTTGAAGCTAAAGTTATGGGCTGCGGGCCCCGGGCCCCACCCTGAGGGCTTCAGCGATCTTCTGGCCGAGGCCGCTGCCCAGGGGGGAGGGCCACTGCCCGGGTACTTGTCAGCTCCCAAAAGCCTTCTGGACACCTGCCTGTACATCTTCACCTCCGGGACCACCG GGCTCCCCAAGGCTGCGCGCATCAGCCACATGAAGGTGCTGCAGTGCCAGGGCTTCTACCAGCTCTGTGATGTCCGCCCGGACGATGTGATCTACCTCACCCTCCCGCTCTACCACATGTCGGGCTCTCTGCTGGGCGTCGTTGGCTGCCTGGGCATTG GGGCCACCGTGGTGCTGAAGACCAAGTTCTCTGCCAGCCAGTTCTGGGAAGACTGTCGGGAGCACGGAGTGACAGTATTCCAGTACATTGGAGAGTTGTGTCGATACCTCGTCAACCAGCCACCA AGTGAAGGGGATCGTAACCACGGGGTGCGTCTGGCCGTGGGCAGCGGGCTGCGACCAGACATCTGGACCCGGTTCCTACAACGATTTGGGCCCCTGCGGATACTTGAGACGTATGGCCTCACAGAGGGCAATGTGGCCACGTTCAATTACATTGGATACCCGGGTGCCGTGGGGAGGGCATCCTGGCTCTACAAG CTATTTTCACCCTTCTCCTTGATTCGATATGATGTGGCTGCGGGGGAGCCGGTACGGGATGCCCGGGGACTCTGTGTCCCTGTGCCTACTG GGGAAGCAGGGCTGATGGTGGCTCCGGTGAACCAGGGAGCACCATTTCTGGGATACGCAGGGAGCCCCGAGCTGGCCCGCGGGAAGCTGCTGCACAATGTCTTCCGTCCTGGGGATGTTTTCTTCAACACTGGGGATTTACTGGTCTGTGATGCCCAGGGCTTCCTACACTTCCATGACCGCACCGGGGACACGTTCAG GTGGAAGGGGGAAAATGTGGCCACGACCGAAGTGGCTAAGGTTCTGGGAGCGCTGGACATGCTGCAGGATGTGAATGTCTATGGAGTCAGCGTCCCAG GGCATGAAGGAAGAGCGGGCATGGCAGCCGTGGTTCTGCGCCCCCATCACACCCTGGATCTCGCCAGGTTCTATGCCCACGTAACTGAGATCCTGCCCCCCTATGCTCAGCCTCGATTCCTGCGGATCCAG GAGTCTTTGGACACCACAGAGACCTTTAAACAGCAGAAGGTTCGGCTGGCGAAGGAAGGCTTCAACCCAAGCACTGTACATGTGCCTCTCTTTATACTGGACCAGACAGCAGGTGCCTATGTCCCTCTCACACCTGCCTGGTACGACGCCCTCTTGGCTGGACAAATCCGGATCTGA